A window of the Salegentibacter mishustinae genome harbors these coding sequences:
- the gmd gene encoding GDP-mannose 4,6-dehydratase: MKKVALITGVTGQDGAYLSEFLLKKGYIVHGIKRRSSQFNTDRVDHLYQDPHEEDRNFILHYGDMTDSTNLIRLIQEIQPDEIYNLAAMSHVHVSFEIPEYTGNADGLGTLRILDAVRLLGLEKKTRIYQASTSELYGKVQEVPQSETTPFYPRSPYAVAKMYAYWITVNYREAYGMYACNGILFNHESPLRGETFVTRKITRAAARIALGLQDKFYLGNLDAQRDWGHAKDYVRMMWMILQAEEAEDWVIATGKTTPVREFVRMAFAQVGIELVFKGEGVDEKAYVVSCSNPDFLLDEGKEVLAVDPKYFRPTEVDLLIGDATKANTKLGWTPEYDLKELVEDMMKSDVELMRKDRYLKEEGYQTLNYFE; this comes from the coding sequence ATGAAAAAAGTAGCATTAATCACCGGGGTGACCGGGCAGGACGGAGCTTATTTGAGTGAATTCCTTCTAAAGAAAGGATATATAGTTCACGGTATTAAAAGGAGATCTTCTCAGTTCAATACTGATAGGGTAGATCATTTATACCAGGATCCACATGAAGAGGATAGGAACTTTATCCTTCATTACGGAGATATGACAGATTCCACGAACCTTATCCGTTTGATCCAGGAGATTCAGCCCGATGAGATCTATAACCTTGCTGCGATGAGCCATGTTCATGTTTCTTTCGAAATTCCTGAATATACAGGAAATGCCGATGGGCTTGGTACTTTAAGAATTTTGGATGCGGTTCGTTTATTAGGTCTCGAAAAAAAGACTCGTATCTACCAGGCTTCTACTTCAGAACTTTATGGAAAGGTGCAGGAAGTGCCGCAATCTGAGACTACACCGTTTTATCCACGCTCTCCATATGCTGTAGCGAAAATGTATGCTTACTGGATCACAGTGAACTATCGTGAAGCTTATGGGATGTATGCCTGCAATGGAATTCTTTTTAATCATGAATCACCATTAAGGGGTGAGACATTCGTAACAAGGAAAATTACAAGAGCAGCGGCAAGGATAGCTCTAGGGTTACAGGATAAATTTTACCTGGGCAACCTGGATGCGCAAAGGGACTGGGGGCATGCCAAGGACTATGTGCGTATGATGTGGATGATCCTGCAGGCGGAAGAGGCTGAAGACTGGGTGATCGCTACCGGTAAAACAACTCCGGTTAGAGAATTCGTAAGAATGGCTTTTGCTCAAGTTGGAATTGAACTTGTATTCAAAGGTGAAGGGGTTGATGAGAAAGCCTATGTGGTTTCCTGCTCAAATCCTGATTTTCTGCTGGATGAAGGTAAAGAAGTGCTTGCCGTAGATCCTAAATATTTCCGTCCTACAGAGGTAGATCTCTTAATAGGGGATGCTACAAAAGCAAATACAAAATTGGGCTGGACACCAGAGTATGATCTTAAGGAATTGGTAGAAGATATGATGAAGAGCGATGTTGAGTTGATGAGAAAAGACCGATACCTTAAGGAAGAAGGATATCAAACTCTTAATTATTTCGAGTAA
- the parS gene encoding type II RES/Xre toxin-antitoxin system antitoxin: MPVKDKKSGNKSFNPKRSVQRAKATRKAKSQKWTIKVSDNSYVWSSRMERVSLIREGLPYESIEFVSDKSNLSIKQVLHFLDLPQTTYNKGKRDKNLLSGRDSEIILVLTELLEFGLNVFNSEKEKFQRWLQKPNISLGGATPISLFDSLTGIQEVRNTLNRLEYGNLA; the protein is encoded by the coding sequence ATGCCGGTTAAGGATAAAAAATCAGGAAACAAATCTTTTAATCCAAAAAGAAGTGTTCAGCGCGCTAAAGCGACTAGAAAAGCGAAGAGTCAAAAATGGACTATTAAAGTATCTGACAATTCATATGTTTGGAGTAGTAGGATGGAAAGAGTTTCTCTTATAAGAGAAGGATTACCCTATGAATCCATTGAATTTGTTAGTGATAAATCCAATTTATCTATTAAACAAGTACTTCATTTTTTGGATTTACCACAAACCACTTACAATAAAGGAAAGAGAGATAAAAATTTATTAAGTGGTAGAGATAGTGAAATTATTTTAGTTTTAACAGAATTGTTAGAATTTGGACTAAATGTATTCAATTCCGAAAAGGAAAAATTTCAACGTTGGTTACAAAAACCCAACATCTCATTGGGTGGAGCAACACCAATAAGCCTATTCGATTCATTAACTGGAATTCAAGAAGTTCGAAATACTTTAAATAGACTTGAATACGGAAATTTAGCCTAA
- a CDS encoding DUF1622 domain-containing protein, with the protein MGNIEVYIDYVAKITETIGVLTIFLGSLYSIGKFMFSIRSKNPDSYLELRQSVGKSILLGLEILIAADIMATVVTTPTLKSVFILGLIVLIRTFLSLSLQVELEGKFPWQKNKN; encoded by the coding sequence ATGGGAAACATTGAAGTATATATTGATTATGTTGCAAAAATTACAGAAACAATTGGGGTACTAACTATTTTCCTTGGCTCATTATATTCCATCGGGAAATTTATGTTTTCAATTAGAAGTAAGAACCCGGATAGTTATTTAGAGCTGCGACAGTCGGTTGGGAAATCTATTCTTTTAGGACTGGAAATATTAATTGCTGCAGATATAATGGCTACCGTGGTCACAACACCAACATTAAAATCGGTATTTATTTTAGGTTTAATCGTTTTAATTAGAACCTTTTTAAGTCTTTCACTCCAGGTTGAATTAGAAGGAAAGTTTCCCTGGCAGAAAAACAAGAATTAA
- a CDS encoding SDR family oxidoreductase, protein MSKSILIAGASGALGFKLLKDFKSQGFKIRALTHSEEGLEKLKGEVEDIHYLDASEDKGKLEGITRDMDYVVSALGKSISLFHPDSDTFYESNYKANSHLLEDSKKYRVKKFIYVSMMGADTASDFKIPGTHRKTEKEIQNSGLNYSIIRPVGFYSGLHDLIIMARKKVIPLVGDGKAKTNSIFHGDLANFISNNFTGLPEISEIGGPKIHTREEMAVMIQEKIGGKIIKVPESIAKSGSEVPKLFAKENLGHKLDYFSYIMSNDMIGQSRGTLTFKDYLNQIDLDNIE, encoded by the coding sequence ATGTCTAAATCAATTTTAATTGCCGGTGCTTCGGGCGCTTTGGGCTTCAAACTTCTTAAAGATTTTAAGTCTCAAGGTTTTAAAATAAGAGCGTTAACCCATTCCGAAGAAGGCCTGGAGAAGCTCAAAGGAGAGGTTGAAGATATCCATTACCTGGATGCCAGTGAAGATAAAGGTAAACTAGAAGGAATCACCAGAGATATGGATTATGTGGTCTCCGCACTGGGAAAATCCATCAGCCTTTTTCATCCGGATTCTGATACTTTTTATGAAAGTAATTACAAGGCTAATAGTCATCTACTGGAAGATTCTAAAAAATATAGGGTAAAAAAGTTTATATATGTTTCCATGATGGGGGCAGATACCGCATCTGATTTTAAAATTCCTGGCACCCATAGAAAAACGGAAAAGGAGATCCAGAATTCAGGACTCAATTATTCCATAATAAGACCTGTTGGGTTTTATTCCGGTTTACACGATCTAATTATTATGGCCAGGAAGAAGGTGATTCCGCTCGTTGGTGATGGAAAGGCTAAGACTAATAGTATATTTCACGGCGATTTGGCGAACTTTATAAGCAATAATTTTACTGGATTACCTGAAATTTCAGAAATAGGTGGTCCAAAAATTCATACCCGAGAAGAAATGGCTGTGATGATTCAGGAAAAAATAGGAGGGAAGATAATTAAGGTACCGGAGAGCATAGCAAAATCAGGTAGTGAAGTCCCAAAGCTTTTTGCTAAAGAAAACCTGGGTCATAAGCTGGATTACTTCAGTTACATTATGAGTAATGATATGATAGGCCAATCCCGCGGAACATTAACTTTTAAGGATTATTTGAATCAAATTGATCTGGACAATATAGAGTAA
- a CDS encoding phytoene desaturase family protein → MEDSKPHLKKYDAVIIGSGSNGIAAAIHLQQQGLSTVIYEKSSVPGGATKTAEITLPGFKHDVGSTVLPMAYSSPFFQQLPLEKYGLEWIYPEIPFSQTLENGKAVACYKSIEKTAAQLGKDRDSYIHFMKPLVENWDDIGEDVLGPLGIPSHPIKFLKFGLKAFPSAKFLTNSLFKEEDAKALFYGAAAHSTLPLTNLFSSSFGVVLGLMAHLNGWPFPKQGAGKLIEALLDYYKDLGGEMVLNTPIKKVSELPESKIQIYDLTPRQLLQIDDLDLSSSYRKRLENYKYGAGVFKIDWALDGPIPFTSNKCRRSGTIHIGFSPEEMEKSEQLTAEGKISEHPYVLLVQPSVFDKTRAPEGKHTAWAYCHVPNGSEEDCTRIIENQIEKAAPGFKNLILAKSTMNTKELEVFNPNLVGGDINGGRQDITQLFTRPVAKISPYKTSNDNVYLCSSSTPPGGGVHGMGGYNAAKQVFKDHFS, encoded by the coding sequence ATGGAAGACAGTAAACCACATTTAAAAAAGTACGATGCAGTTATTATAGGTAGTGGTTCCAATGGTATTGCCGCTGCTATACACCTACAGCAGCAAGGTTTGAGTACGGTAATCTACGAGAAATCATCTGTTCCAGGCGGCGCAACAAAAACGGCTGAAATTACATTGCCAGGCTTTAAACATGATGTCGGTTCGACGGTGCTTCCTATGGCTTATAGTTCTCCTTTTTTTCAGCAACTTCCGTTAGAAAAATATGGTTTAGAATGGATCTACCCGGAGATTCCTTTTTCCCAAACCCTGGAGAACGGAAAGGCAGTAGCTTGTTATAAAAGCATTGAAAAAACCGCTGCTCAGCTAGGAAAGGATAGGGATAGTTATATTCATTTTATGAAGCCTTTAGTCGAAAACTGGGACGATATTGGAGAAGATGTACTTGGCCCATTGGGGATTCCTTCTCATCCTATAAAATTTTTAAAGTTTGGCTTAAAGGCTTTTCCGTCCGCTAAATTTCTGACCAATTCTCTTTTTAAAGAGGAGGATGCTAAAGCTTTGTTTTATGGCGCAGCTGCACATTCTACCCTACCATTAACAAACTTGTTTTCTTCGTCTTTCGGGGTAGTGCTTGGATTGATGGCGCATTTAAATGGCTGGCCATTTCCTAAACAAGGGGCAGGAAAACTAATTGAAGCTTTATTAGACTATTATAAAGACCTGGGCGGAGAGATGGTTTTAAATACTCCAATCAAAAAAGTTTCTGAACTTCCCGAAAGTAAAATTCAAATTTATGATCTCACACCCCGGCAATTGTTGCAAATTGATGACCTGGATCTAAGTTCGAGTTATAGAAAACGTTTAGAAAATTATAAATATGGTGCCGGAGTTTTCAAAATAGATTGGGCATTAGACGGTCCTATTCCTTTTACAAGTAATAAATGTAGACGCTCAGGTACCATTCACATTGGATTTAGTCCTGAGGAAATGGAAAAATCGGAACAACTTACAGCTGAAGGAAAAATTTCGGAACATCCTTATGTGTTATTGGTTCAGCCCAGTGTTTTTGATAAAACCAGGGCGCCGGAGGGGAAACATACTGCCTGGGCCTATTGCCATGTACCTAATGGCAGTGAAGAAGATTGTACTAGGATTATCGAAAATCAAATTGAAAAGGCTGCCCCGGGATTTAAAAATTTGATACTTGCTAAAAGCACTATGAACACTAAGGAATTGGAAGTTTTTAATCCTAATTTGGTGGGAGGCGATATCAACGGCGGGCGGCAGGATATTACCCAATTATTCACAAGACCTGTAGCTAAAATTTCCCCTTATAAGACTTCTAATGATAATGTTTATTTGTGCTCTTCTTCAACTCCTCCCGGGGGAGGCGTTCACGGAATGGGTGGTTATAATGCAGCTAAACAAGTGTTCAAAGATCATTTCAGTTAA
- a CDS encoding RES family NAD+ phosphorylase encodes MRVYRIERKKYLETTLKGIGAARTDGYRWNSFNTYLVYTSESRALATLEVSVHLDLNEDLPTDRYYVEIDIPDDIEILELKHKDLPENWDFKPPILETQFIGDDFVNDNEAAVLKVPSSIVKPEYNYLINPNHPDSKKITVVSKKSLKFDERFKQTKKD; translated from the coding sequence ATGAGAGTATATAGGATAGAAAGAAAAAAATATCTTGAAACTACACTAAAAGGAATTGGAGCAGCTCGTACAGATGGATACAGATGGAATAGTTTTAATACGTATCTAGTCTATACATCAGAATCAAGAGCTTTAGCTACTTTAGAGGTTTCTGTTCATTTAGATCTAAACGAAGACTTGCCAACAGATCGTTATTATGTGGAAATTGATATTCCCGATGATATAGAAATACTCGAACTAAAACATAAAGATTTACCAGAAAACTGGGATTTCAAACCTCCAATTCTGGAAACCCAATTTATAGGTGATGATTTTGTAAATGATAATGAAGCTGCTGTTTTAAAAGTACCAAGTAGCATTGTAAAGCCAGAATATAATTATCTAATAAATCCAAATCACCCTGATTCTAAAAAGATAACGGTTGTATCGAAAAAATCTTTAAAGTTTGATGAACGTTTCAAACAAACCAAAAAAGATTAA
- a CDS encoding proline dehydrogenase family protein yields MIEKKIFNDTATAFRLKSDLELNRALLLFNVMGIPSLIKPGILLTKFSLKAKLPIQPLIKNTIFDQFCAGTSKDDCKPVIKEMHEVNLSSILDYSVEGKKTEEEFDSAFRVKKDLIKFAKEETEIPFAIFKPTALGSFEIWHKLSSHVNLDDKEKEEWEKTKARVEGLCEEAHKQGVRLYADAEESWMQDAADDLMEEMMEKYNTEKALIFNTFQCYRWDRLDYLKELHTKAKEKGFKIGAKIVRGAYMEKENKRAKKYGKKSPICESKKATDLHFNNVLAYCLDNIDDIAVFIGTHNEMSNYLAVQIMEDQGIAKDDPRVWFSQLYGMSDQISYNLASKDYNTAKLVPFGPVKDVVPYLLRRAEENSSVEGQTNRELNLLRREKQRRKVAPEAS; encoded by the coding sequence ATGATTGAGAAGAAAATATTTAACGATACAGCGACAGCATTTAGATTAAAGTCTGATTTAGAACTTAATAGAGCCTTACTTCTATTTAATGTAATGGGAATACCTTCCCTGATTAAACCGGGAATTTTATTGACCAAATTTTCCCTCAAGGCTAAACTCCCAATACAACCACTAATTAAGAATACCATCTTTGACCAGTTTTGTGCAGGAACCAGTAAGGACGATTGCAAACCGGTTATTAAAGAAATGCACGAAGTAAATCTCTCCAGTATTCTTGATTATTCGGTAGAGGGAAAGAAAACCGAAGAAGAATTTGATTCGGCATTTCGGGTGAAAAAAGATCTTATAAAATTTGCCAAAGAAGAAACAGAGATTCCATTTGCTATTTTTAAACCAACAGCACTTGGTAGCTTCGAAATTTGGCATAAACTCAGTTCCCACGTTAATCTTGATGATAAAGAAAAAGAAGAATGGGAGAAAACAAAAGCGCGGGTTGAAGGTCTTTGTGAAGAAGCACACAAGCAAGGCGTCCGTTTATATGCAGATGCTGAGGAGAGTTGGATGCAGGATGCAGCCGATGATCTTATGGAGGAAATGATGGAAAAATATAATACCGAAAAGGCACTTATTTTTAATACTTTTCAATGTTACCGATGGGACCGACTGGATTATCTAAAAGAGCTGCATACTAAAGCCAAGGAAAAAGGTTTTAAAATTGGAGCAAAGATAGTTCGCGGTGCTTATATGGAAAAAGAGAATAAAAGAGCTAAAAAGTACGGGAAGAAATCTCCTATTTGCGAAAGTAAAAAAGCTACCGATCTTCATTTCAACAATGTCCTGGCTTACTGCCTTGATAATATCGATGACATCGCCGTCTTTATAGGAACTCATAATGAAATGAGCAATTACCTGGCGGTACAGATCATGGAAGACCAGGGAATCGCAAAAGATGATCCCCGGGTATGGTTTAGCCAGTTATACGGAATGAGTGACCAAATTAGTTATAATCTTGCCAGCAAGGATTATAATACAGCGAAGTTGGTTCCTTTTGGTCCGGTTAAAGACGTGGTTCCTTATTTATTAAGAAGGGCCGAAGAGAATTCTTCTGTAGAAGGACAAACCAATAGAGAGTTGAATTTACTTAGAAGAGAAAAACAAAGAAGAAAAGTAGCTCCGGAAGCGAGTTAA
- the rlmF gene encoding 23S rRNA (adenine(1618)-N(6))-methyltransferase RlmF: MPSKNPSIKTSLHKRNRNRDPYDLKALVDAIPKLKNHIKPNKYGGDSVDFSNPIAVKLLNQALLKHYYGINNWEFPDENLCPPIPGRADYLHYIADLLSESNAGEIQKGSQICGLDVGVGATSIYPIIGVTEYDWNFIASDVDPKSIASAQQIINSNPSLKDKVDCRLQKDPAAIFRGIIDKKDKIDFTICNPPFHASVEDAQRGSRRKVRNLSGNKRNEAKLNFSGAKNELIYEGGEYQFIKNMILESEEFAKSCFWFSTLVSKQSNLKGIYKLLEKVKPTQSKTIEMGTGNKSSRIVAWTFLSKKEQKLWTEAW, translated from the coding sequence ATGCCATCAAAAAATCCATCAATCAAAACAAGTCTTCATAAGCGGAATAGAAACCGGGATCCTTATGACTTGAAAGCTCTGGTAGATGCTATTCCAAAATTAAAAAACCATATTAAGCCCAATAAATATGGAGGGGATTCAGTAGATTTTTCAAATCCAATCGCAGTAAAACTTTTAAATCAAGCGCTCCTAAAGCATTATTATGGTATAAACAATTGGGAGTTCCCTGATGAGAATTTATGCCCACCCATCCCAGGTAGGGCTGATTACCTTCATTATATTGCTGACTTGCTTAGCGAAAGCAATGCCGGTGAAATACAAAAAGGAAGTCAAATTTGTGGTCTTGATGTTGGAGTGGGAGCAACGAGTATCTACCCTATTATTGGCGTTACAGAATACGATTGGAACTTTATAGCTTCTGACGTTGATCCCAAATCAATTGCCTCAGCTCAGCAAATTATCAATTCAAATCCATCTTTAAAAGACAAAGTGGATTGTAGATTACAAAAAGATCCGGCTGCAATTTTTCGAGGCATAATCGATAAAAAAGATAAAATTGATTTCACTATTTGCAACCCACCCTTTCACGCCTCTGTTGAGGACGCTCAAAGAGGTAGTCGACGAAAAGTAAGGAATCTCTCAGGGAATAAAAGAAATGAAGCTAAACTAAATTTCTCAGGAGCTAAAAATGAACTTATCTACGAAGGAGGAGAATATCAATTCATCAAAAACATGATTCTCGAAAGTGAAGAATTTGCTAAAAGCTGTTTCTGGTTTTCAACTTTGGTATCAAAGCAATCTAACCTTAAGGGTATTTATAAATTACTGGAAAAAGTAAAACCCACTCAGTCTAAAACCATTGAGATGGGAACCGGCAATAAAAGCAGCCGAATTGTAGCCTGGACATTCCTTTCAAAGAAAGAACAAAAGCTATGGACAGAAGCGTGGTAA
- a CDS encoding mannose-1-phosphate guanylyltransferase: MSSINHILLTGGVGSRLWPLSRKSRPKQYLEIFSENSLFELAVKRNLPFCDKLVVVGNKSNRNLSAASLEKAGLTEYIDIVEATPRNTAPAIAFAAFSAQSEDILLVTPADHIIQEGPEYSIAVQKAIQLAQENNIVTFGIQPTKPETGFGYIEYRDETVLSFREKPNEETAKDFLKQGKFLWNSGMFCFKTGIFLEELKKYSPEVYKASLDAWQKAKDGNLEEESSLEIPAISIDYAVMEKSEKIKVVPSNFEWSDMGSFEAVYDYLKEQGHPVDDSGNMVIGSEKFSAFVGLQDSILVCTPDANLVLSREQSQDVKKVYQFLENENTALV; encoded by the coding sequence ATGAGCAGTATCAATCACATATTATTAACAGGGGGAGTAGGAAGCAGGCTTTGGCCGCTTTCCCGGAAATCCAGACCGAAACAATATTTAGAAATTTTTTCCGAAAATTCTTTGTTTGAATTAGCAGTAAAGCGCAATCTTCCATTTTGTGATAAACTTGTGGTGGTGGGGAATAAGAGCAATAGAAATTTGTCTGCAGCAAGTCTCGAAAAAGCTGGTCTTACAGAATATATAGATATTGTAGAAGCCACCCCAAGAAATACTGCTCCGGCGATTGCCTTTGCGGCCTTTAGTGCTCAGTCAGAAGATATTTTGTTGGTTACGCCAGCCGATCATATTATCCAGGAAGGCCCTGAATATTCTATTGCGGTTCAAAAAGCTATCCAACTGGCACAAGAAAATAATATTGTGACTTTCGGAATTCAACCTACAAAACCGGAAACGGGCTTTGGTTATATTGAATATAGAGATGAAACGGTACTTTCTTTTCGCGAAAAACCCAACGAAGAAACCGCTAAAGACTTTTTAAAGCAGGGCAAATTCTTATGGAACAGTGGAATGTTTTGTTTTAAAACAGGTATTTTCCTGGAAGAATTAAAAAAATATAGCCCTGAGGTTTATAAAGCTTCGCTGGATGCCTGGCAGAAAGCTAAAGATGGAAACCTGGAAGAGGAAAGTTCCCTTGAAATTCCCGCGATTAGTATTGATTATGCGGTGATGGAAAAAAGCGAAAAGATTAAAGTGGTTCCATCAAACTTTGAATGGAGCGATATGGGAAGTTTTGAAGCTGTTTACGATTACTTGAAAGAACAGGGGCATCCTGTAGATGATTCGGGGAATATGGTCATTGGCTCAGAAAAATTTTCTGCTTTTGTGGGACTTCAGGATTCTATCCTGGTTTGTACCCCAGATGCGAACCTTGTCCTTTCAAGAGAGCAGTCACAGGATGTGAAAAAGGTTTACCAGTTTCTGGAGAACGAAAATACTGCATTAGTTTAA
- a CDS encoding AMP-dependent synthetase/ligase — protein MDNKHLVEVIKQNTQRFKSKNAFYYKNNELDKWEGISWLEFYNRVEKLSKALLNFGISEQQKLAIFAENMPNWIIADLAIMSVKAVSVPIFATNSTKEAEYIINDVEVSLLFVGDQSEYDKAYELLETSGHLKLIVALTNTIKLQPSNKSMYLEDFVAVESTKELETELQKRYYELDLNDIASIIYTSGTTGEPKGVMLDHHNFAGFLKAHESEIDLSKEDASLSFLPLSHIYERSWVFFCLNTGVEVYFNQDPKKIAEVLKEVKPTVMCTVPRIFEKIFAAIQEKRKEASPAKMKLASWALGIGNNYYNKHKRLEKKVPLALQLKYKIADKLVLSKLREVFGGRIKFMPCGGAPLAADMVSFFHSFGLNVKCGYGLTETTATVTFFGDTHFEFNSAGKPLKGTQIKIAENNEILVKGPGVMKGYYKKPEATAQAFKNGWFRTGDAGKIDEKGNLVITDRIKDLMKTSGGKYIAPQKLESALINDSFIEQIAVIGDQQKYVTALAVPSFENLKKYALEHKISFDNVEELIHHNQIKDLFERRFEELQKEFSKFEKIKKFTLLSEEFSIESGEITATLKLKRKVIQKKYKTLIDKMYSE, from the coding sequence ATGGATAATAAACACTTAGTAGAAGTTATAAAACAAAATACCCAACGTTTTAAAAGCAAGAATGCCTTTTATTATAAGAATAACGAGCTTGATAAGTGGGAAGGCATCTCCTGGTTAGAATTTTATAATCGTGTAGAAAAGCTGTCTAAAGCACTCTTAAATTTTGGAATATCAGAACAGCAAAAGCTTGCTATTTTTGCCGAAAATATGCCTAATTGGATCATTGCAGATCTTGCTATTATGAGTGTAAAAGCGGTAAGCGTTCCAATTTTTGCGACAAATTCTACAAAGGAAGCTGAATATATTATCAATGATGTCGAGGTAAGCCTGCTTTTTGTTGGCGATCAAAGTGAATATGATAAGGCTTATGAACTTCTGGAAACTTCGGGGCATTTAAAATTAATTGTAGCCTTAACAAATACGATCAAACTTCAACCTTCAAATAAATCTATGTATTTAGAAGATTTTGTTGCGGTTGAATCTACTAAAGAACTCGAAACCGAACTTCAAAAAAGATATTACGAGCTCGATTTAAATGATATTGCAAGTATTATTTATACCTCGGGAACTACCGGCGAACCAAAAGGGGTTATGTTGGATCATCATAATTTTGCAGGTTTTTTAAAAGCCCATGAATCTGAAATAGACCTTTCGAAAGAAGATGCTTCCTTAAGTTTCTTACCCTTAAGTCATATTTACGAACGCAGCTGGGTGTTCTTTTGTTTAAATACTGGAGTTGAGGTTTATTTTAATCAGGACCCTAAAAAGATAGCAGAGGTTTTAAAAGAAGTAAAACCCACGGTAATGTGTACCGTGCCTCGTATTTTTGAGAAAATTTTTGCAGCAATCCAGGAGAAACGAAAAGAAGCTTCCCCGGCTAAAATGAAGCTGGCAAGTTGGGCTTTAGGAATTGGTAATAATTATTATAACAAGCACAAAAGACTCGAAAAAAAGGTGCCATTGGCTTTGCAATTGAAATATAAAATAGCCGATAAACTAGTGTTGAGTAAATTGAGAGAAGTATTTGGGGGGCGTATAAAATTTATGCCTTGTGGAGGTGCTCCTTTAGCGGCAGATATGGTTTCGTTTTTTCATTCCTTCGGCCTTAATGTTAAATGTGGCTATGGATTAACTGAAACTACCGCAACCGTTACTTTTTTTGGCGACACCCATTTTGAATTTAATTCTGCCGGGAAACCCCTAAAAGGCACTCAAATTAAAATTGCTGAAAACAACGAGATTTTAGTAAAAGGTCCCGGGGTAATGAAGGGATATTACAAAAAACCCGAAGCTACGGCCCAGGCTTTTAAAAATGGTTGGTTTCGTACCGGTGACGCAGGGAAAATAGATGAAAAAGGCAACCTGGTAATTACCGATAGGATAAAAGATTTAATGAAGACTTCCGGCGGGAAATATATTGCTCCCCAAAAATTGGAAAGCGCCTTAATTAACGACTCATTTATCGAGCAAATTGCCGTAATTGGAGATCAGCAAAAATATGTTACTGCATTGGCTGTGCCCAGTTTTGAGAATTTAAAGAAATACGCCTTAGAGCACAAAATCAGCTTTGATAATGTAGAAGAATTAATTCATCATAACCAGATTAAAGATCTTTTTGAAAGACGATTTGAAGAGCTTCAAAAGGAATTTTCTAAATTCGAGAAAATTAAAAAGTTCACCTTGCTGTCTGAAGAATTTAGCATAGAATCAGGAGAAATTACAGCCACCTTAAAATTAAAACGAAAGGTAATTCAGAAAAAATACAAAACGCTTATCGATAAAATGTATTCAGAATAA